The Streptomyces albofaciens JCM 4342 genome has a segment encoding these proteins:
- a CDS encoding MFS transporter: MSTGSGADSAPAPISNDTTANATDAATAPRAGSRDTAAEPRAGMFRSLRVRNYRLFATGQVVSNTGTWMQRIAQDWLVVSITGSSAAVGITTALQFLPMLLFGLYGGVIADRVSKRKLLLITQSSMGLTGLVLAVLTLSGNVAVWHVYLMAFVLGLITVVDNPARQAFVVEMVGPDDLRNAVSLNSANFQSARLIGPAVAGALITSLGSGWAFLLNGLSFLAPLAGLLLMRTRELHKVDRAPRGKGQLREGVRYVAGHPELIWPIVLVGFIGTFGFNFPIWLTAFADKVFHGGAGLYAWFNGLMAAGSLAGALLAARRSTSRLRLLVGAALLFGVLEMAAALSPAVWVFGALLIVIGTVGLTINVTANSSVQLATDPLMRGRVMSLFMMVFMGGTPLGAPIVGWVTDAYGARLGFLAGGVISALAAAGVGLMLTRAGGLRVRIDLRRGHQHVRFVPRQRDGEPERLTAAA, translated from the coding sequence TTGAGTACGGGATCCGGAGCAGACTCCGCCCCCGCACCGATATCCAACGACACCACCGCCAACGCCACCGACGCCGCGACCGCGCCCCGCGCGGGCTCCCGGGACACCGCCGCCGAGCCGCGCGCGGGCATGTTCCGTTCGCTGCGCGTCCGCAACTACCGGCTGTTCGCCACCGGACAGGTCGTCTCCAACACCGGCACCTGGATGCAGCGCATCGCCCAGGACTGGCTGGTGGTCAGCATCACCGGCTCCTCCGCCGCCGTCGGCATCACCACCGCCCTCCAGTTCCTGCCCATGCTGCTGTTCGGGCTGTACGGGGGCGTGATCGCCGACCGGGTCTCCAAGCGCAAGCTGCTGCTGATCACCCAGTCCTCGATGGGCCTGACCGGTCTCGTGCTGGCCGTGCTGACCCTCAGCGGCAACGTCGCGGTCTGGCACGTCTACCTGATGGCCTTCGTGCTCGGACTGATCACCGTCGTCGACAACCCGGCGCGGCAGGCGTTCGTCGTCGAGATGGTCGGCCCGGACGACCTGCGCAACGCCGTCAGCCTGAACTCGGCCAACTTCCAGTCCGCCCGGCTGATCGGCCCCGCCGTGGCCGGCGCGCTGATCACCTCCCTCGGCAGCGGCTGGGCCTTCCTCCTGAACGGCCTGTCCTTCCTCGCGCCGCTCGCCGGACTGCTGCTGATGCGCACCCGTGAGCTGCACAAGGTCGACCGCGCCCCGCGCGGCAAGGGCCAGCTGCGCGAGGGCGTGCGCTACGTCGCGGGCCACCCCGAACTGATCTGGCCGATCGTCCTGGTCGGCTTCATCGGCACCTTCGGCTTCAACTTCCCGATCTGGCTGACCGCCTTCGCCGACAAGGTCTTCCACGGCGGCGCCGGCCTGTACGCCTGGTTCAACGGCCTGATGGCGGCCGGTTCGCTGGCGGGCGCGCTGCTCGCGGCCCGGCGCAGCACCTCCCGGCTGCGGCTGCTGGTGGGCGCGGCGCTGCTGTTCGGCGTGCTGGAGATGGCCGCGGCCCTCTCCCCGGCCGTCTGGGTCTTCGGCGCGCTGCTGATCGTCATCGGCACGGTCGGCCTGACGATCAACGTCACGGCCAACTCCAGCGTGCAGCTGGCGACCGACCCGCTGATGCGCGGGCGGGTGATGAGCCTGTTCATGATGGTCTTCATGGGCGGCACACCGCTCGGCGCGCCCATCGTGGGCTGGGTCACCGACGCGTACGGCGCCCGCCTCGGCTTCCTCGCGGGCGGCGTGATCTCCGCGCTGGCCGCGGCCGGCGTCGGCCTGATGCTGACCCGCGCGGGCGGGCTGCGCGTACGGATCGACCTGCGGCGCGGCCACCAGCACGTACGGTTCGTGCCCCGGCAGCGGGACGGCGAACCGGAGCGGCTGACGGCGGCGGCCTGA
- a CDS encoding ribbon-helix-helix protein, CopG family has protein sequence MGSGVLSLRMDGELLERLRQHAAKRGMSVQDYVTRTLIREDFDERFKLSVDRTERFYAAPPL, from the coding sequence ATGGGATCGGGAGTGCTCAGCCTGCGTATGGACGGGGAACTGCTGGAGCGCCTTCGGCAGCACGCCGCAAAACGCGGAATGAGCGTCCAGGACTATGTGACCCGGACGCTCATCCGCGAGGACTTCGACGAACGTTTCAAGTTGTCGGTGGACCGGACGGAGCGGTTCTACGCCGCCCCGCCGCTGTGA
- the thpR gene encoding RNA 2',3'-cyclic phosphodiesterase: MRLFAAALPPESAAEELAARVRRLRRLPGADRLRWTGRPGWHFTLAFYGEVPETVLPDLRERLARAARRHEPIPLRLKGGGRFADRVVWAGADGGLPALRKLADSANAAARRAGVEMSGHRAYTPHLTVARNRGGALDLAPFVEALTDFEGGAWTVRELALVRSHLPAGGVPGEQPRYETVAAWPLGR, translated from the coding sequence ATGAGACTCTTCGCCGCAGCGCTCCCGCCCGAGTCCGCCGCCGAGGAACTCGCGGCCCGGGTGCGCCGGCTGCGGCGGCTGCCCGGCGCGGACCGGCTGCGCTGGACCGGACGGCCCGGCTGGCACTTCACGCTCGCGTTCTACGGAGAGGTGCCCGAGACCGTCCTCCCCGACCTGCGCGAGCGGCTGGCCCGGGCGGCCCGGCGGCACGAGCCGATCCCGCTGCGCCTCAAGGGCGGCGGGCGCTTCGCGGACCGGGTGGTGTGGGCCGGGGCCGACGGCGGCCTGCCGGCCCTGCGCAAGCTGGCGGACTCGGCGAACGCGGCCGCCCGCCGGGCCGGGGTGGAGATGTCCGGCCACCGCGCGTACACCCCGCACCTGACCGTCGCGCGCAACCGCGGCGGCGCCCTCGACCTGGCCCCGTTCGTCGAGGCCCTGACGGACTTCGAGGGCGGCGCCTGGACCGTACGGGAGCTTGCGCTCGTCCGCAGCCACCTGCCCGCCGGCGGGGTGCCGGGCGAGCAGCCCCGGTACGAGACGGTGGCGGCCTGGCCGCTCGGCCGCTGA
- a CDS encoding HAD-IC family P-type ATPase: protein MTQRAKTEAGGREQATDTAHRGLTAAEVAERVSRGEVNDVPVRSSRSTADIVRSNVFTRFNAIIGVLFVIILIVGPIQDGLFGFVILANTGIGIIQELRAKKTLDSLAVIGESRPTVRRDGTAAEIPTSEVVLGDVIELGPGDKVIVDGEVLESDGLEIDESLLTGEADPVVKKPGEKVMSGSFVVAGGGAFTATKVGREAYAAQLAEEASRFTLVHSELRSGISQILKYVTWMMVPTAIGLILSHLFTLNMAGDEAVRRMVAGIVPMIPEGLVLLTSVAFAIGVIRLGRKKCLVQELPAIEGLARVDVVCLDKTGTLTEGGMDVSELRPLDGSAEDLAKQVLGALGKSDPRPNASLQAIIDAYPAGDGWHSTDALPFSSARKYSGAALQSPDGEHSTWLLGAPDVLLPAGDDALAEVDDLNAQGLRVLLLARADRDLHDSSIADHVRPTALVVLEQRLRPDAMDTLRYFEEQGVQAKVISGDNAVSVGAVAGKLGMPGAESPVDARKLPDDPEEMGKVLEDGAVFGRVTPQQKRDMVGALQARGHNVAMTGDGVNDVLALKDADIGVSMGAGSEATKAVAQIVLLNNSFATLPSVVAEGRRVIGNITRVATLFLTKTVYSVLLAILVACCQIPYPYLPRHLTLLSTLTIGVPAFFLALAPNKERAKPHFVRRVMRYAVPSGLITGLAAFATYLLARGHYDGPDALPAETSAATLTLFLSAMWVLAIIARPYTWWRIGLVLAMALGFLIVLVTPWLQHFFDLKLVGTTMPWAAVAIAVVAAVLLEVAWRVMGRRFPA, encoded by the coding sequence ATGACTCAGCGGGCGAAGACCGAAGCCGGAGGCCGCGAGCAGGCCACCGATACGGCCCACCGCGGCCTGACCGCAGCGGAGGTCGCCGAGCGGGTGTCCAGAGGCGAGGTCAACGACGTCCCCGTGCGGTCCTCGCGCTCCACCGCCGACATCGTCCGCTCGAACGTCTTCACCCGCTTCAACGCCATCATCGGCGTGCTGTTCGTGATCATCCTGATCGTCGGGCCCATCCAGGACGGCCTGTTCGGCTTCGTCATCCTCGCCAACACCGGCATCGGCATCATCCAGGAGCTGCGCGCCAAGAAGACGCTGGACAGCCTGGCCGTCATAGGCGAGTCCAGGCCGACCGTCCGGCGCGACGGCACGGCCGCCGAGATCCCCACCTCCGAGGTGGTCCTCGGCGATGTCATCGAACTCGGCCCCGGCGACAAGGTGATCGTCGACGGCGAGGTCCTGGAGAGCGACGGTCTGGAGATCGACGAGTCGCTGCTGACCGGCGAGGCCGACCCGGTGGTCAAGAAGCCCGGCGAGAAGGTGATGTCCGGCAGCTTCGTGGTCGCCGGCGGCGGCGCGTTCACCGCCACGAAGGTCGGGCGCGAGGCGTACGCGGCGCAGCTCGCCGAGGAGGCGTCCCGCTTCACCCTCGTCCACTCCGAGCTGCGCAGCGGCATCAGCCAGATCCTCAAGTACGTGACGTGGATGATGGTGCCGACCGCCATCGGCCTGATCCTCAGCCATCTGTTCACCCTGAACATGGCGGGCGACGAAGCCGTACGCCGCATGGTCGCCGGCATCGTCCCCATGATCCCCGAGGGCCTGGTCCTCCTCACCTCGGTCGCCTTCGCGATCGGTGTCATCCGGCTCGGCCGCAAGAAGTGCCTGGTCCAGGAGTTGCCCGCGATCGAGGGCCTGGCCCGGGTCGACGTGGTCTGCCTGGACAAGACCGGCACGCTCACCGAAGGCGGCATGGACGTCAGCGAGCTGCGGCCGCTGGACGGGTCGGCCGAGGACCTGGCCAAGCAGGTCCTCGGCGCACTCGGCAAGTCCGATCCCCGCCCCAACGCGTCCCTCCAGGCGATCATCGACGCGTACCCGGCGGGGGACGGCTGGCACAGCACCGACGCGCTGCCGTTCTCCTCCGCCCGCAAGTACAGCGGCGCGGCCCTCCAGAGCCCGGACGGTGAACACTCCACCTGGCTGCTCGGCGCCCCCGACGTCCTCCTGCCCGCCGGCGACGACGCGCTCGCCGAGGTCGACGACCTGAACGCGCAGGGCCTGCGCGTCCTCCTGCTGGCCCGCGCCGACCGCGATCTGCACGACTCCTCCATCGCCGACCACGTCCGACCCACCGCCCTGGTCGTCCTCGAACAGCGGCTGCGCCCCGACGCGATGGACACCCTGCGGTACTTCGAGGAACAGGGCGTCCAGGCGAAGGTCATCTCCGGCGACAACGCGGTCTCCGTCGGCGCGGTGGCCGGGAAACTCGGCATGCCCGGCGCGGAGTCCCCCGTGGACGCGCGCAAACTCCCCGACGACCCGGAGGAGATGGGAAAGGTCCTGGAGGACGGCGCGGTGTTCGGCCGCGTCACGCCGCAGCAGAAGCGGGACATGGTCGGCGCGCTCCAGGCGCGCGGCCACAACGTCGCGATGACCGGCGACGGCGTCAACGACGTACTCGCCCTCAAGGACGCGGACATCGGCGTCTCGATGGGCGCGGGCAGCGAGGCCACCAAGGCCGTCGCGCAGATCGTGCTCCTCAACAACAGCTTCGCGACGCTGCCTTCGGTGGTCGCCGAGGGCCGCCGGGTGATCGGCAACATCACCCGCGTCGCCACCCTCTTCCTCACCAAGACCGTCTATTCGGTCCTGCTGGCGATCCTGGTGGCCTGCTGCCAGATCCCGTACCCCTACCTGCCGCGCCACCTCACCCTGCTGTCCACCCTCACCATCGGCGTACCGGCCTTCTTCCTGGCCCTCGCCCCCAACAAGGAGCGCGCGAAGCCGCACTTCGTCCGGCGGGTGATGCGGTACGCGGTCCCCTCCGGCCTGATCACCGGCCTCGCCGCGTTCGCCACCTACCTGCTGGCCCGCGGCCACTACGACGGCCCGGACGCCCTCCCCGCCGAGACCAGCGCCGCCACCCTGACCCTGTTCCTCAGCGCGATGTGGGTCCTGGCGATCATCGCCCGCCCCTACACGTGGTGGCGCATCGGCCTCGTCCTGGCCATGGCCCTCGGCTTCCTGATCGTCCTCGTCACCCCCTGGCTCCAGCACTTCTTCGACCTGAAGCTGGTCGGCACGACGATGCCGTGGGCGGCGGTGGCGATCGCCGTGGTGGCGGCGGTGCTGCTGGAGGTGGCGTGGCGGGTGATGGGGCGGCGGTTCCCGGCGTAG
- a CDS encoding aldo/keto reductase codes for MEYSQLGRTGLKVSRIVLGTMNFGPQTDEADSHAIMDAALAAGVNFFDTANVYGWGDNKGRTEEIIGSWFAQGGGRRDKTVLATKVYGNMGGDGERVWPNHDRLSALNIRRAVDASLKRLNTDHIDLYQFHHVDRHTPWDEIWQAVDVLVQQGKILYAGSSNHAGWHIAQANEAAARRGSLGLVSEQCLYNLAERRAEMEVIPAAESYGLGVIPWSPLHGGLLGGAVRKEREGGGARTNGGRSAGALADSAIRAQIEAYEDLVDKHGLRPGEVALAWLLTRPGVTGPIVGPRTSEQLDSALRAVELKLSQELLTALDEIFPATGPSPEAFAW; via the coding sequence ATGGAGTATTCGCAGCTCGGACGCACCGGACTCAAGGTCAGCCGCATCGTTCTGGGGACCATGAACTTCGGGCCGCAGACGGACGAGGCCGACAGTCACGCCATCATGGACGCCGCGCTCGCCGCGGGCGTCAACTTCTTCGATACCGCCAATGTCTACGGCTGGGGCGACAACAAGGGCCGCACGGAGGAGATCATCGGCTCCTGGTTCGCCCAGGGCGGTGGCCGCCGCGACAAGACCGTGCTCGCCACCAAGGTCTACGGCAACATGGGCGGCGACGGGGAGCGGGTCTGGCCCAACCACGACCGGCTCTCCGCGCTGAACATCCGGCGCGCGGTGGACGCCAGCCTCAAGCGGCTGAACACCGATCACATCGACCTCTACCAGTTCCACCACGTGGACCGGCACACGCCGTGGGACGAGATCTGGCAGGCCGTCGACGTCCTGGTGCAGCAGGGCAAGATCCTGTACGCCGGGTCGTCCAACCACGCGGGCTGGCACATCGCGCAGGCCAACGAGGCCGCCGCGCGCCGCGGTTCGCTCGGGCTGGTCAGCGAGCAGTGCCTGTACAACCTCGCCGAGCGGCGCGCCGAGATGGAGGTGATACCGGCGGCCGAGTCCTACGGGCTCGGTGTCATCCCGTGGTCGCCGCTGCACGGCGGCCTGCTCGGCGGGGCCGTCCGTAAGGAGCGCGAGGGCGGCGGAGCCCGTACGAACGGGGGCCGCTCGGCCGGCGCGCTGGCGGACTCCGCGATCCGGGCGCAGATCGAGGCGTACGAGGACCTGGTCGACAAGCACGGGCTGCGGCCCGGCGAGGTCGCGCTGGCCTGGCTGCTCACCCGGCCCGGTGTGACGGGGCCGATCGTCGGGCCGCGCACCTCCGAACAGCTCGACTCCGCGCTGCGCGCCGTGGAGCTGAAGCTGTCGCAGGAGCTGCTGACCGCGCTCGACGAGATCTTCCCGGCCACCGGTCCGTCGCCGGAGGCGTTCGCCTGGTGA
- a CDS encoding NCS2 family permease translates to MSPSATTPVDAVQSPGPQPPKNGLDRFFKISERGSSVSRELRGGLATFFAMAYIVVLNPIILGAGQDKFGHHLDNGQLVTATALMAGLSTLLMGVIGNVPIAVAAGLGINAVVSLQLAPKMSWPDAMGMVVLAGLVLMILVASGLRQRVMDAIPNGLRRAIAIGIGLFISLVGLVDAGFVTRNPDAAHTTVPLALGQGGQLQGWPVLVFVVGLALMFLLTVRKTKGAILIGMVVMAVVAIIINAVAEIPDASWGLAVPNVPDSIVGAPDFGLIGQISLFGGFKEVGLLTGCLFVFTVLLSGFFDAMGTIIGVGEEAGLTDENGSLPGMGRILMVDGIAVAAGGVGSASANTCFVESTAGVGEGARTGLANVVTGGLFLLALVFTPLATVVPSQAATPALLVVGFLIMSANVREIDWSDFTVAVPAFLTIISMPFTYSITNGIGMGVLAFILLRTATGRFKEIPWLLNAVGLAFLVYFLLNPIEQALGVR, encoded by the coding sequence ATGTCCCCCTCGGCCACCACGCCGGTCGACGCCGTCCAGAGCCCAGGCCCGCAGCCGCCGAAGAACGGTCTCGACCGGTTCTTCAAGATCTCCGAGCGGGGATCGTCGGTCTCCCGCGAGCTGCGCGGCGGTCTCGCCACCTTCTTTGCCATGGCGTACATCGTCGTGCTGAACCCGATCATCCTCGGTGCCGGCCAGGACAAGTTCGGGCACCACCTCGACAACGGCCAGCTGGTCACCGCCACCGCCCTGATGGCGGGCCTGTCCACGCTCCTGATGGGCGTCATCGGCAATGTGCCGATCGCCGTCGCCGCCGGCCTCGGCATCAACGCCGTCGTCTCCCTCCAGCTCGCCCCCAAGATGAGCTGGCCGGACGCGATGGGCATGGTCGTGCTCGCCGGTCTGGTGCTGATGATCCTGGTCGCCTCCGGCCTGCGGCAGCGGGTCATGGACGCGATCCCGAACGGGCTGCGGCGCGCCATCGCGATCGGCATCGGCCTGTTCATCTCCCTGGTCGGCCTGGTCGACGCCGGCTTCGTCACCCGTAACCCGGACGCCGCGCACACCACCGTCCCGCTGGCGCTGGGCCAGGGCGGTCAGCTCCAGGGCTGGCCGGTGCTGGTCTTCGTGGTCGGCCTGGCGCTGATGTTCCTGCTGACCGTACGGAAGACCAAGGGCGCGATCCTGATCGGCATGGTCGTGATGGCGGTCGTCGCGATCATCATCAACGCCGTCGCCGAGATCCCCGACGCGAGCTGGGGCCTGGCCGTACCGAACGTGCCGGACAGCATCGTCGGCGCCCCGGACTTCGGCCTGATCGGGCAGATCAGCCTGTTCGGCGGCTTCAAGGAGGTCGGTCTGCTGACCGGCTGCCTGTTCGTCTTCACCGTGCTGCTGTCCGGCTTCTTCGACGCGATGGGCACGATCATCGGCGTCGGCGAGGAGGCCGGGCTGACCGACGAGAACGGCAGCCTGCCCGGCATGGGCCGCATCCTGATGGTGGACGGCATCGCGGTCGCGGCCGGCGGCGTCGGCTCGGCCTCGGCCAACACCTGCTTCGTGGAGTCCACCGCGGGCGTCGGCGAGGGGGCCCGTACGGGGCTGGCGAACGTGGTGACCGGCGGGCTCTTCCTGCTGGCGCTGGTCTTCACGCCGCTGGCGACGGTCGTCCCGTCGCAGGCCGCGACGCCCGCCCTGCTGGTCGTCGGCTTCCTGATCATGTCGGCCAATGTCCGGGAGATCGACTGGAGCGACTTCACCGTCGCCGTCCCGGCGTTCCTGACGATCATCTCGATGCCGTTCACCTACAGCATCACCAACGGCATCGGCATGGGCGTGCTGGCCTTCATCCTGCTGCGGACGGCGACCGGCCGCTTCAAGGAGATCCCCTGGCTGCTGAACGCCGTGGGCCTGGCCTTCCTCGTCTACTTCCTGCTCAACCCGATCGAGCAGGCGCTGGGCGTCCGGTGA
- a CDS encoding MarR family winged helix-turn-helix transcriptional regulator: MPELSPGDDAAADADAVNALRSAVMRLSRRLKHQRVDESLSPTEMSVLGTLARCGHATPGELARKEHVQPPSMTRIVAMLEAKGLVRLEPHPDDRRQKVVTQTEQAEAMLEESRRKRNAWLAELASGLDEDEWAALRTAAPVLEKLAQL, from the coding sequence ATGCCGGAACTGTCCCCTGGCGACGATGCTGCCGCCGACGCCGACGCCGTGAACGCATTGCGGTCCGCCGTGATGCGGCTCTCCCGCCGACTCAAACACCAGCGGGTCGACGAGTCGCTCAGCCCGACCGAGATGTCGGTGCTCGGCACCCTCGCCCGGTGCGGCCACGCCACCCCCGGCGAGCTGGCGCGCAAGGAGCACGTCCAGCCGCCGTCGATGACCCGCATTGTGGCGATGCTGGAGGCCAAGGGCCTGGTCCGGCTCGAACCGCACCCCGACGACCGCCGCCAGAAGGTCGTCACCCAGACCGAACAGGCCGAGGCGATGCTCGAAGAGAGCCGCCGCAAACGCAACGCGTGGCTGGCCGAGCTGGCCTCCGGGCTGGACGAGGACGAGTGGGCCGCCCTGCGGACCGCCGCACCCGTACTGGAGAAGCTCGCCCAGCTGTAG
- a CDS encoding GDSL-type esterase/lipase family protein — protein MRVMFVGDSMTIGSAGDFTWRYRMWQHLNRTFGGPYRIVGPRGALYDTAADAAVSYAYRDPDFPENARRHLAGWGEGWCHMAPLIGEAVRTSKADTLLVSLGLIDLGFYTNAEQTAANVRRFVAEARAARPSVRAVLLPVIPNTRALCDAPFAAECDRFNELLAKAVADLSTPASPLLLASHPAGYDLDRDTYDGTHPSASGEHLLAAAFADAMHQAWGVGGPYVAAGN, from the coding sequence ATGCGCGTGATGTTCGTCGGCGACTCGATGACGATCGGCAGCGCCGGGGACTTCACCTGGCGTTACCGCATGTGGCAGCACCTGAACCGGACCTTCGGCGGGCCGTACCGCATCGTCGGGCCGCGCGGCGCGCTGTACGACACGGCCGCCGACGCGGCGGTCTCGTACGCCTACCGGGACCCGGACTTCCCCGAGAACGCGCGGCGGCACCTCGCCGGGTGGGGCGAGGGCTGGTGCCACATGGCACCGCTGATCGGCGAGGCCGTGCGGACGTCCAAGGCCGACACCCTGCTGGTCTCGCTCGGGCTGATAGACCTCGGCTTCTACACGAACGCGGAGCAGACCGCCGCGAACGTGCGCCGCTTCGTCGCCGAGGCGCGGGCCGCCCGCCCGTCCGTACGGGCCGTGCTGCTGCCCGTCATCCCGAACACCCGGGCCCTGTGCGACGCGCCCTTCGCCGCCGAGTGCGACCGCTTCAACGAGCTGCTGGCCAAGGCGGTCGCGGACCTGTCGACCCCCGCCTCGCCGCTGCTGCTGGCCTCCCACCCTGCGGGGTACGACCTGGACCGGGACACCTACGACGGAACGCACCCCTCCGCGTCCGGCGAGCACCTGCTCGCGGCGGCCTTCGCGGACGCCATGCACCAGGCGTGGGGCGTCGGCGGACCGTACGTGGCGGCCGGGAACTGA
- a CDS encoding DUF2530 domain-containing protein produces MWKKSELREAPEPLEGPVVGTITGGTIIWFVLFLAQLPFYGWFADHDRTWWVWTCLAGGGLGLLGIWYVRKRDAAIKRAAAARDAERAPADAA; encoded by the coding sequence ATGTGGAAGAAGTCCGAACTGCGCGAGGCCCCGGAGCCTCTTGAGGGTCCCGTCGTCGGCACGATCACCGGCGGCACCATCATCTGGTTCGTGCTCTTCCTGGCCCAGCTCCCCTTCTACGGCTGGTTCGCCGACCACGACCGCACCTGGTGGGTGTGGACCTGCCTGGCCGGCGGCGGCCTCGGCCTCCTCGGCATCTGGTACGTCCGCAAGCGCGACGCCGCGATCAAGCGCGCGGCCGCGGCGCGGGACGCCGAGCGGGCACCGGCGGACGCGGCCTGA